Part of the Prionailurus bengalensis isolate Pbe53 chromosome B3, Fcat_Pben_1.1_paternal_pri, whole genome shotgun sequence genome is shown below.
GCCACAGGgagggaaatgagaagaaaaccatCAGGTTAGAGTTAGTCTGCTTTCTCCTAGCACAATTCAAGCAAAACATTAGCTCAGACAAATAAAGGGCTCCACGGTTCTTTGGGAAGTTACTTCCCTGATAATCCTTGGGCCCTCTGGGGCAGTTCCCAAACACAACTTCACCCCCCCATCCCATTTTATATTCTATCTCTGTTTAAATAGCTCTTCATTGTTACCATATGGAAAATAATAGGGGTGATAAAACATAGTGATTAAGGGTACTTTGTTGTCAAACATACCCAGTTTGGAATCACAGttattagctgtgtaaccttggatgagttacttaacctctctgagcttaatatttctcatttgtaaaatgggaatgatactaGAACCTACCATATTGAGCTACTTtgaatattaaatgagttaactGGACAAAGTATTTAGTAAAATGCCTGACAAGGGCTCAACTGTTAGTGGTTATTATGTTGCCCTGCCTTTGAGGGCTCTTCTGTCTGGCTTTCAGGGTCTTCCTCACTTTATTGCTAACTTCTCTGCAAGCATCAAGTAGGTTTTTCTCAATCTCTTTCAATCCTTTTTTGTTTATCTAATCTAGTATATGTGATGGATTGCCTGTTTGTCCCACGCTAATTAAACTAGTCTCGTGTTTTGCAGGCCAGCAGCCCTGAGTCCTCAGGTCTTCTAGCTTTACACAGTCCTTGCTAGGCCTTTACTCTGCCCTTAGGCACTCAGCCTTCTACGCCCATATCTCCAAAGGCAGAATGTATATATGAGACTCCCAGCCtcacatacacattttagaaaaggGTTATTTATACCGCAGCCAACTACAGTTTCTTTTGATTACTACATTTCCATTGCATGGGCAGCATATTTCGTCATTCCCTTCTTgcatcatttattgagcatgaaGTTTCAGAGGTCATGAGACAGGCCCTGTCTGAGAAGAGTCCTCGATGTAGTGATAGTGAGTATACACAAATTTCTGAAGTCAAACCTGCCAATGCAAAGAGCCTATATGTCAACTATGATTGTGTAAAAGGCTCTTCTCTATTGTAAACTTGAGGAGGCAACCAGATTTGTATGTTTCGCAAGGAATGgattttgagagattgagaaacTAGTCCAAGGTAAGAACTTCCTCCCTAAAATATATACTGCTATCTCtggacccacccccaccccttcactTACTCAGAGCCCAGGCAGTCTTCCATTCCTGCAGCATCCGCTGCAGCACCACCAGTTCCCAAGTCATAGCCTTCTCCTGggatttttcctgcttcttcagCCTCCTGGTCTTAATGGGCACATCCTCCTCATCCACCTGGAGCAGCAGATCCTTGACTGGGGTGGGCAGAGCAATCCAGCGCGGGACTCCTTGCACAGGCCTGCAGGCTGTTCATTAGGGCAGTGTAGATAGTCTTACCCCAGTGCCCTAGACCCTGTGTTCCCAGCTAGCATTAAGGCGAAACAAAACTCTTGAGAGCAGACTTTCCCATGATTATAGAGAATTAGGAAAAGTCCTGATGGCAGACATGATAAAGCTGTGctgatggagggggtggggtaggggggggATTGAGATCTGTGCAAACCTTTTTATAAGTTTAATCTTTAggaatataaatatgtttatatgtaataAGATTTTCTCATAAAATCCAGTATCTGATATATTGCAGTTTAGGTAGAGTGTAATTGTCCATTCCTAGTTTacgaggttttcttttttttttttctttttaagtttattttagtaatctctacaaccaacatggaactcgaactcatgacactgagatcaagagtcgcatgttcttcgctggagccagccaggtgctggttttgtgtttctttttaatgtttttaatttgggagaaGAAACATTGCTACAAGCTGCTAAGTTGGAAAGGTTTTAGTATCTCTGAGTTTTTCCTCATTCTGACCAATAACAGCTGGAAATTTGAGGACAGAAGAGCATATTATATAAATTTGGTTAGATTTTCTAGACTTGGTGATCTCCCTGGTGTCAAATTCAGAAAGCCTCTTCCTAAGAAGAGCAGTTGTGTGGAGAaggcaaaacagataaaaactttTCCAGATTACCAAATTCATTATCTGCTGCATCACTTATCAGTCTCATGCTCTAATCTGTCACTACCAATGGTTTATGTTTcttccaagatttcattctaaCACATTTAGATTTGTTCTGAATCCATTCTTCCCTTTGAGCAAAGAAGGCAgtaccatttctttcttctaatgTAAAGAGTCTTGTGAGACTCGAGGGCAGTTTTAGTTCAGATGCCCATACAGAGCATGCCCTCTGAATGGTTCTGCCGCAGGTTGGTCATACTGGAGGAGCTCAGTCACCCTGTTGAGGGCTGGCTTCCTTTCAGTATAGGGTGTGCAGCCAGAGTGGTAGAACCACATCCAGATAGGTCAGCTCCCAGGGAGTCGATACTTTGCCACATGACACTCCACCATTTCTTTCCTCTCAGCCTGCTTGAAATCCCTCCCAAGAAAGTGAGATATGGCTGGAttagttcctttcttcctctgtccccctgctcAGGGAGTTAAAAAAGATGTGGTGAGAAAGTCTTGAATCTCTGGTATTTAACCTCCATGGGAATAAACATGCACAACTGCCAACACTAATTCTACTTCTGGTCCTTTAAGTTCTAGGCAGGTTAAAACACACCCATTAGCCACGTTCTATGTCAAAAGTCCTCTgaagatgggacacctgggtggttcagttggttgggtgtctgactcttgattttggtgcaggttatgatcttgtagttcgtgggatggagccctgtattgggctcttccctaatggtgcagagcctgcttgggattttctctctcttctctctgcccctcccccatgctcgctcactcctctctctctctctctcaaaataaataaatgtaaaaaaaaaaaaaagtcctctgaAGGGAGCACATGAAGCAACAACCTTGTGGCTTTCTGTGGTATAAAAGGCACAGTATGCTTTTTAGCAGAAACAAATGGTGCCTTTGACTTTGTACCATAAGACCTATGCTTAATATATAAGAACTGTAGTGATCTTGTGGGCACACTAGAGTTTTATATcatgatttgggggaaattaaGGCTATATAGCAGTAAGTACACTttgtatcttgagaatttttgtcattttaaagaaattatctaAGTTTTTCAATTCAATCAAAATGGAGAGTAAAATAATCTACCCACATCTAACTCCaggaattttcctatttttttttttcaggttctcTCATACCTAGTATTTCCTGAAATAAGGAGTAAAATAGTTATAAGAAGGTGTATGTATATTACTATTCGGACTTGCCTTCTCCCAGAACAATTTCAAATACTATTTacttaaagtaggctccacacccaacatggggcttgaaactcatgaccctgagatcaagagttgcaggctctaccaatggagccagccaggtgcccccaatttcaaacactatttaaaaaaagaagtttgggaaAGATTCCACAGCTTCTGTTCATTAAATATTCTGTGTTCTAGGGAAGAAGAGAGCAGGCACCTAGCACACTAGGGAAAAAATGCCTGTGAGGCAGGTGGTGAGGCATCTGAATGCAGCAggggggtttctttttttaataacatcTTTGTGGTAGtattcacatactataaaattcatccttttaaaatgtatacatttcaggggtacctgggtagctcagtcggttaagcatcagacttcagctcaggtcatgatctcacaccctgtgaattcaagccctgcatcgggctctgtgctgacagctcagagcctggagcctgcttcagattctgtgtctccccctctgtctgcccctcccctgctcatgctctgtctctctctgtctcaaaaattaaaaacaaaaaaacaaaaacaaaaaaacaaaaaagacatttaaaaaaattaaatgtatacatttcagtggtttttaatatattcacagagttgtacaactaTCACAACGTctaattttaggatatttttatccccccaaaaataaaccctgTGCCTATTCCTCGCTTCCCCCAGCAACCTGAtcaactttctgtctctgtggattcaCCTCTTTTCAGAGGGGAGGACATAAGCAATCCAGTTGGCTTCTGGGAAGGTAGTATACTAATAATAAATCCTTGAGTTTGTATAGCACTTAATGGTTTACAAAAATGCATTCACAAAGTCCCCTAAGTATCAATAAATATCACAAAAATCAGTATTACAAAAGTGTCTTGCTGTAGGGACAATTAGTAGCTCTAATGAAGCTAGTGAAGCCCCAGAAGGTGATTTGCATAGACCCAATCAAAAGCTTTGTTGGGGTGCTTTCTCCACCGCTACCATTAGTTTCTGTTCGCCAGGAGGCCCATTGGAGCAGTGACACTGCAAAGAGAAGGGTCATGGGACATGGAAGCATAGTCCCTTGGAGGATGGGCACTTTTTGTTTCATAAGCTCATTTCCTAGCCATCTCTCTTCCCTCTCGCTCTCAGAATCAAGAATGATACtctctttttgaagatttttttaagtaatctctacacccaacgtgggactctaacaacccagagatcaagaattgcatgctctggGTTCCTGGTGGcttggttgagtgtctcactcttgattccagctcaagttatgaccccagggtcatggaattgatccgacccaccccccacccccaccccctgcattgggctctgtgctgagcatggtgcctgcttaagattctctcttgggatgcatgggtggctcagttggttaagtgtctgactcttgatttcagctcagatcatgatctcacgatttgtgggtttgagcccctaagtcgggctctgtgctgatagtgaggagcctgcttgtgattctccctctctctctctctcaaaataaataaacttaaaaaaaaaaaagctataagaAACCTGtagcaaaaacaagaaaaattttttgaaaaagattctCCTctttcatgctctaccaactgagccagccaggcaccccaagaatgatataaaacaaatttagaaCAGAGGATGACCCTAGTAGCTGAGGCAGGTATGGGTCTGAGAATGGAATGGGACGGTAGAGCCAGCCCAAAGGGACAGGACAGTGCTGGATCAAGGGTTCAATGTACTTCTCCTGGAAGGAGACCAAGCCCTAAATCTCTTGGTTACATCTAAATTTGACCTGATTTCAACTGAATGGATGTTCCACAAAGGTTCTTCCTAGTTACAgttagtgttttataattttatgagatGATTTTTAGTTGGCAGGAAGCGACTCCGCTACATGCTGGTGATGCCCAGCCTATAAAACAGGGTCCTTAAAGAAATAGCCACACTTTCCTCATCACCCCTATTATCCACTTCCCGCTTACGTGCTTCAGGAACTGGCTGGGAAGTCCACCTTTCTGGGGTTTCAGGGAAAACTTTGGAGAGCTGCTTCTTGTACCTATTGAAGTTTTCCAGGAAAATATGGTCTCTCTTTGCACCAATCTGGTGGATGACCTGGACTTTATctgtgaacaaataaataaggagtCCTTAGTACCACCCTCCTTCCTGTCTTGCTGGGTTTTCAGTCACCAGGATCAGACCCAATTTCCTTTTGCTTTACTCTAAGCTCTTAGGACTTACGACTACCATGATGTGGGGGCATCCCTTGAAGGTGATTGTTGCTTGGAAATATGAGCTGGTGGCTTCATAGAGGCTTGAAACCAAAGCAGAACCTGTCTAACTTACAGGCATTGTCCCCTATTAAAAGTTAAGTACTAATAAAGGGAGATTTAATTCATTTCCTACCATTCATAAATACCTTCATCTGAATAATTCTGTTAAATGCTTTAGGAAGACTTTCAGTTGACAGTTTAGGAAGAAGATGGGGGCAAGGAAGAATAAACAGCTTGGAACATACAGACCTAGATCATGTATCTTGGAAGCCCAAGCGTCTAAAGGATAGGAAGATGGAAGGGGAAGGTAGtggacatttattgagcatgagCCAAGAAGCATTATAGATGCTTTCTTGTCTGTTCTTTACTTGAGGTGCATTTTTGTTAatatcattttacaaataaggtcCATAAGGCTCAGAGGGATTACATAACTTACTGAAGGTTAGTGGAAAGGTGCTAAGCCAGGCTCCACTAGACTCCAAATCCCACgatttttttctaacatagcACCTCAATGGGGGATTAtctcaaagggaaagaaagaagacaagaggTAGTTGTTCTCAGAGCCAAATCTGTTTACTTTATGACCCCACCTTCCACAGCCTCCTTAGTAACAGAAAGGgatagagaaaggggaagagggaaaacagTTTCGCCTGCACCAGATACCTgcctgcccctcttccccgccccccccccccccccccaaaaaatggtCATCCAGAGCCTCTTGTCCACACTCATGACTGTTTCATCCCCTGGCTACTTTCCACCTCCCTGCTCCATGTCCACCCAGCCCCCAGCACGACACCCCAGCTCTATTACCAAAGTATATTTCCTGTTCAAAGGTGTTGTCTGTGGAGTAAGCAAACTTTCCAGCTCGAGGATTCACCTGTCGAAAGTACCTCTGGTTCGGGGGCTGGCAGATGTTCTTTCCTTTGATACCCTCAGCAGTCTTATTGTTGCCAGGCATAGGTTCACCTGTCTGCACTTGAGGCAAGTAATTGGGCAATCttagcaggagggagagagggagagaagggaaaggtggGAGATGGACCTCCTGCTTTCCATCAGACCCACAGCTCCTCTTTAAGCTCACCTCATACACACATGAGCATCTGGAAAACACCTATGTTTAACTATTCACTTTGCTCCCAAGATGCCCTATGAAGGTACCTATCAGCAGCCAACTTCCTCTTCCTCTAATAGAGCCACTCCTGTAGCCACTGGACAGTATGACAGAGTGGCCATGCTCCCAGcattaccctttaaaaaaaaaaaacaaaaacaacaacaacattggTGCCCTTAGAGATTGCACTGATGTGGGGAAGGGAACCAATtctatattatttcactttattatgTATGTGCTTATTTCATGCCTCTCCACCCCATGAACATATAAGCTCCTTAAAGGTTCCATATCTCTCGTTTACGTTGTATTCCCAGTACTTTGCAGAGTGCCTGGCAAGTAGTGGGAATGCAGTTTATATTTATCtaataaatggacaaattaatGGATTCCCACTTACTGTTAGTTCGCTTTTGGGAATCAGGGACATTAGACTAGCTCCAGTCTTCCATCTAGCTATAAATGAGAAGGAAGCAACCAGAAATATGCAGTAATCTTCCCTCAAATTGTTTAGTTCTCTGTCCTGCTGCCAGTTCGTTTTTGAGGCACTGACACATTGGCTCCTTAATTCAAAGCGAGGCAGGACCAAACCTTATTTTCCCCATGGATACATTTCTGGGAGCACCTGGATAGTAACTGGATCAGCAGAATCGCTCAGTCTATTAGGAAAGGCCCAAAACCAATCCCTTTACAGCCAGTGGTTCTCATCTGGGAGTGACTTTGTCCCTTAAGGGGACATGTGTCAATGACTGGAGACCTCTCTGGTTGTCACAACTACAGAGTGTTACTGTCATCCAGTGGGGTGTTACTAAACATCTTACAAGGTATAAGGCAGACCCCCACAACAGGATTATCCAGTCCAGGATGTCAGTAGTGCCTAGGCTGTGAAACCTTACTTGAAGGAGATCTTAGAGAGTAGGTTGGCAGTGGAGAACTCCAAGAGGTTGATGGGACAGCACATTCTGAAATAAGGAATGTGAACTAACGCAGGAGTCCTGGAAGGGGAGCCAAGCATTCTCAAAGGTGTGCCAGAGGCCTCAGCCAGTCTACCTATAGTAAACAGGAAGCAGCAGCTCTGGCTTCTTTTTCTCCTGGATTGGCAGGATAACACTTCGATCCTCAAATtctgctgtttcttcttcttccagcTGTTTCAAGAGCTCCAGGTCACTGGTGGAAGAAAGCTCATCCCGGATGTGGCTCCAGTCGTACTGCTGGTGCAGAAAGCTCTGCCACTTGTTGGGGGATACCCGAGACCTTAGGGGACGCTTGCTCTGGATCCATCGGGCAGTGCGCTTGTTCAGCTTTTCCAGCACGATGGCTTCCCAGGCTCTGGCCTCCTTCTCAGGAGGTGGAAGCCAGGCTTCCCTCACCTCCAGGTTCACATCTGGAGAAAGTGACAGACCTAGCACGTCCGGATCCCTGAAGGAATGAGGGACGAGAGGGCAAGGTTTTTCCTGGACTACACTTGCTGGCTTTGATTCCTTCAGCTGCTTCTTAAGTTCAGCAGAGCTTTCTGTCTTCACAGCCTGGGAGGTGACCCTTGCTGAGGGACCTGAAGAACCCAAGAACTTGAAGCTGATAGGTTTCTCATATTGGGCCCTCCTGATCTGGGTAGGCTGCATGATGTGGTCTGCATTATAGAGATGGTCAAAGTTGTACTGGCTGAAAGGGATGCTGGAAAGCCCTCGCTGCCAcaccacctcctcagagaaggtAAGGTTTGTAGCAGCCTTTTTCAGATATTGGTTCTTGAGGTGCACACAGCGATGTGGGCTAAAGTGGTAGACTGGAGGTACACTGGAGACAGAGGCACATTCCTCCTTGTTCCTTGGTTTCGAAGGGGTAAAGATCATGCCCCATCCCAGCCGTGGGGGGAGTGACTGATGGAAATGGTGGGAAAGAAAGGTCTTTCCATGTTGGGTTCTGGTCATCCTTTCCCAGCAAAGGCTTCCTTCCATACTCCCTGGTCCAGATGCAGGGTTTGGAGGTGTGACCAGGTATCTGTTGAGGAGATGGGAGGAACTGGTGAGAGCTCTAGGTCAGCAGAAATTGGTAGGCCATAGCAgtacagaaagggaagaaaagggaagacagataaggggagcaggggtgggtcTGAGTGGGGAGAAGCCACGTGAATTAGaagagggacaaaaaaaaaaagaagaaatggtgaaCATTCTAAACATTCCTTGTATCAGCCCCTTGCTTCCAGTTCTGCCATTTGTTCTCAAATCTCAGCCCTtcatttttcctcaaatattgCTTTATGTGTGTTCAAAAGGCTTATTTATAGCATAAAGTTCAGATACCTCAGCCTGGCATTCAGAGTTCTCCATGAGTGTGACCCCAGTTTATGACCTTGTCCGACTGTAACCTCTTGAGTCTCTTAGCTCATCTCTACCCATCGCTCCCTCCACAGAGTGGAGCTTCCTTCTGTGCCCGCTGTGTGTGTTAGCACACTCCATTCTTGACAAATTCTGTCCATTCTTCCAGGCCTAGGTCAGTTCCTACCTGCTCCACAACTTTCTTGACCTTATCCAGGCCTCCATGTCCCACACAAATTTATAAATCACTCCTACTCTGTACCAGTTTCTTATCTGTGTTTTtagttccagtatagttaacatacagcgtcagtttcaggtgtacaattcacTGATTCTGTACCAGTAATTTTAACTCTCAATCCTGTGACACCTCACATTGTTAAATATTCAGCTAACTGTACTGTCCAAGGATCATGTCTTCTGTCTCTGCTGCCCTTCCAAAGCCCCCAGTACTTTACCATCTTACTACATAGTCCTCACTGTTAAAGTGTCTAACAGCTACAGGGTATTTCACCAAGTAGCTAAATCACCTCCTCCTTAATTACTGGGGCAAGCtgtttccatgttttagctaGCTTACAtttactgcttttttaaaaattttccttctggggtgcttgagtggcttggtcagttaagcgtctctgacttttggtttcagctcaggccatgacctcacggttttgtgaatttgagccccacgttgggctctatgctggcagtgtggagcctgcttgggattctctctcttcctctctctctgcccctccctgacttgcacacggtctctgtctctctcaaggtaaataaactttaaaaaaaaaattttttttttaaatttttttccttctgggggcacctgagtggctcattcagttaagtgttggactcgattttggctcaggtcatgatctcagttttcacgaatttgaaccccacgtcaggctctgcgctgacagcgtagagcctgcttgggatgctccctctctttctgcccctcccagaaaaataaataaacaaacattaaaaaaattttccttctgAAGTCCTTCATCTAATAATGATAATTGACAATAATGGAGTACAGACgtacctcagagatattgtgggtttttttccagaCCACTGCAGTCAAGCAAATATCATAACAAAAGTGAGTCTAATGGACTTTTTGGTTTTCCAAGTGCAtgtaaaagttaaattttaattgactgagtatgcaatagcattatgtttAATAAACAacgttcaggggcacctgggtggctcaactggcgaggcgtccgacttgggctcaggtcatgatcttaaggttcatgagtttgagccccgcatcgggctctgcgctaacagagcctgcttgggattctctctgtttctgcccttcccccacttgctctctttctctttctctctctcaaaataaagaaataaacttaaaaaaaaatgttctaccttaattaaaaaatgctaaccatcatctatgctttcagtgagtcatgatcagagatcaccataacaaatacaataataatgaaaaagtctgaagtattgcaagaattaccaaaatgtgacacagaaacacagagtaagcaaatgctgttgaaaaaaatggaagtgatAGACTTGCTcgacacagggttgccacaaacctacaatttgtaaaaaaatgcaaTCTCTGTGAAGTGCATTAaggtaaagcaaaataaaatgaggtgtgcCTGCAATTTGCTAAGGGCTTTACATGGGGAAGATATTACGGTCTTGAATGCGAATGGGAAGAAGttgaggctcagagtggttaaGTAAATTGCTTCAGGTCACACAGGCCATAAGAAGAGGAGCCAGGTTTTAAACCTAGTTGCCAGATTCCAACTTAAGAGCACTTCACCTCCATGCCACATTGGCTTCCCAGGGCttgattgatgatgatgatgatgatgattgattgattatttctactttcttctgtGTATGAAATCTGACCTAttggtgtatttctttttgttaagagCCTGCTTTTATCTAGATGTCACTCAAATTAAGTCATACGTGATTAATATGATATCCCGCCAGGATTTTTTGCACATAAGACTAAATTTAGTTGTTCCATCTCTTCACAACCATGAAGGCAACATGGCCATGAGGGCAGtgagtattttaaaagttaatgtaaAAAAGTTATGGCAAGGTTAGAAGGTGGTCACAAGTGATACTTTTCCTGAAACAGTGCCTACTCTTACTGGTTGAAGATGAATTGTTAGATGAAAACAATATTAGTGTTCTTGTGCCTTGTGTATTGCCTAATAGAACATTTTATCATTCTTAACACATCAGTGTGTCAATATCTTGCTCCTACGATAGGAGGCATTTGATCCTAAACACCTGAAAAACAGATAAGGACCAGTTTTTGCCCCAAGATGACTATATGGAATGATTTTGGATGtcccaaaatacatatatatacactcttTGGCCTGTGACACACAGAATCTTTGGTTACAGTGCCAGCATCCCAGAGAGAATACCATGTTAGCATTGCCATTTTTTGTAAATTCTCAAGGGATAGTTATTCTCATCTAATAAGGCAGGTTGGTGAAAAGAGGAATAATACCTGAtgtgttttgaaaagaaatgaggaCAGGACAAAATGTTGAAGGGTTTTGTCAAAAGCGACTTGTCCTAGATGGACACTGGGTCAGAAGACAAGTGTAAGGCCAAGTTCTGCACTTCCCAGCCATGTTACCTTGGGGATGTGATTTAATATCTCTAGTTTGTCTCAGTTTGATATCTAATTTGGTGTAGATATGAAGCTCAAAATTAAGGAGCAAGTatgaaagggtttttttgtttttttgttttttttgcaagCTTCAAAGTATTACACAACTAAGAGGAACTGTTAACTGATTTACAGTATGGACTACTGCCGCCAGAAGGCAAGTCTCTGGGGTCCCACAGTTAGATGGTGCATTGGGCACTTAGGGAACAGGTTAGGATTATTGGGGCCCTAGGCAATTAGAAGGTGgatagagagggaagaaaaaaacctatGAATGGAGTTTGGAGGCCCCATATTATCCAAACTTAAATGTTACCTAGACCAACATTGAGGCACAAACATCCCCTTAAGAACCAAAAgcagggggagcctggctggcatAGCCagtagagcacgcgactcttgatctcagggccatgagttcgagccccatgttgggcatggagcctactttaaaacaaaacagggtgGCAGGTCCAGGTGCCTTTGTATACTGAGAGCATAAGAAATTGAAACATGGCATCCTGTAGTCAAACCTGGGATAACTGCAGACCAGGCCCCACAATCTGGTAAACAGCAACATTATCTCTGTGCCTCTCAGAACCAGGCTAGACAGGCAGGAGTGGGGCAGGAAGGGCTAGGCCACGTGCCTCCAAGTAAAACCTAATAGAAGAATCCAGATTCAAAATGAGTGATATCTCAGAGGTTCCAAATTTTCCCCTACCCTCACCCCCTGGTCTGGTACCTTTATTCTCCAGAAATAATTAAAGTGGGCTGAATGATTCATGTCAAAAGGAGTAATaccttgctttttctttgttattaaagCAGCAGAAACTGTCAAAGAAGGCTAAAAAGCAATAAACCTTAGCACAGTTTTCTGAGAGCTTTTGAAAATACACTCTCCCCTATACCCACAGATTTTAAGGTAGGGCCCAAGAGGGACAGTCAGCTTCTACAACAGTGTTAATGGTTAAGGATCTTCTGCATCAAGATCATTTgaggagcttgttaaaatgcagaatcccaggggtgcctgggtggctcagttggttaagtgtccaacttcgcctcaggtcatgatctcacggttggtgggttcaagcctggagcctgctttggattctgtctctctctgtctctctgtctctctctctgtgtgcccctcccctgctcatgctccgtctctgtctcaaaaataaacgt
Proteins encoded:
- the HEATR4 gene encoding HEAT repeat-containing protein 4 isoform X2, which gives rise to MEGSLCWERMTRTQHGKTFLSHHFHQSLPPRLGWGMIFTPSKPRNKEECASVSSVPPVYHFSPHRCVHLKNQYLKKAATNLTFSEEVVWQRGLSSIPFSQYNFDHLYNADHIMQPTQIRRAQYEKPISFKFLGSSGPSARVTSQAVKTESSAELKKQLKESKPASVVQEKPCPLVPHSFRDPDVLGLSLSPDVNLEVREAWLPPPEKEARAWEAIVLEKLNKRTARWIQSKRPLRSRVSPNKWQSFLHQQYDWSHIRDELSSTSDLELLKQLEEEETAEFEDRSVILPIQEKKKPELLLPVYYRLPNYLPQVQTGEPMPGNNKTAEGIKGKNICQPPNQRYFRQVNPRAGKFAYSTDNTFEQEIYFDKVQVIHQIGAKRDHIFLENFNRYKKQLSKVFPETPERWTSQPVPEAPCRPVQGVPRWIALPTPVKDLLLQVDEEDVPIKTRRLKKQEKSQEKAMTWELVVLQRMLQEWKTAWALITEWHHETVEGLLRGLGDMHDDIRIRAIITCATAALERPRIATSQGDSDKETVKAPSIKDLPEVLQPALEAALCDKNANVRMAAAVCQYAIQSHNPLARDIMQTALLKGNSVDSWAAAQCLALEGAATYPVIKRILQQLFNKKNEDTEHQSYMLLSHLSGETTLIHTMLAVELNSHQWKDRIVACQALGRISGNVSLDMKHKLIQLMLSDWNKEVRRAAARALGQMSLGKEVHDTIRVKLSQGNTQERVEALSLIGGLKLMTAKLLPSFLNCFSDDFMVVRWAACLAAGALQIRDKMVLECLLNLIERDPYWKIKAFAIQALGQIGQVSPQLTDLLLWAIHYEESPGVRLEACRSILALNLQGDRVRDTFLDVLLLENHEAVLKEIHQAMKILNLENEGNQEMLQEIKNRSC